A single Vigna radiata var. radiata cultivar VC1973A chromosome 8, Vradiata_ver6, whole genome shotgun sequence DNA region contains:
- the LOC111242274 gene encoding uncharacterized protein LOC111242274 produces MVLQLTPAAVRTVADRFGGVVEPQVVLRLKSAGARSTSETNRRWICSWFGLGGAREKRSSNCEIVRTRGASSSRGEASSSRGQPSSSSHDERRRPTAFVRRRRVDEYRTDVIDEHHYEDHEESIQQGHCEEDYVQHEDVQEQDGYSEEEDEDEDEDGDEVQDDGFPGGPHDTSLLTHYSQHVAYAIWQGQDRGEIQLRTHAKKLKIFGMYHEAIEPYISMSGLASLVNLSYEYADHGLIVSLVER; encoded by the exons ATGGTACTACAGTTAACCCCTGCCGCAGTACGAACAGTGGCGGATCGTTTTGGGGGCGTTGTGGAACCGCAAGTCGTTTTGCGGTTAAAGAGTGCCGGAGCTCGATCAACGTCTGAAACCAACCGCCGATGGATCTGCAGTTGGTTTGGTTTGGGGGGTGCACGGGAGAAACGCAGCTCAAACTGCG AAATAGTAAGAACTAGAGGCGCATCATCTTCCCGTGGAGAGGCTTCATCGTCTCGTGGTcaaccatcatcttcatcacatGATGAAAGGAGACGACCTACGGCTTTTGTTCGTAGAAGACGCGTAGATGAATATCGCACAGACGTCATTGATGAACATCATTATGAGGACCACGAGGAGTCTATACAGCAGGGACATTGTGAGGAGGACTATGTTCAACATGAGGATGTTCAAGAGCAGGATGGCTatagtgaggaagaagatgaagatgaagatgaagatggagatgAAGTTCAAGATGATGGATTTCCAGGAGGTCCACATGACACCTCCTTGCTTACACACTATTCCCAGCATGTTGCATATGCCATATGGCAAGGCCAG GATCGAGGGGAGATTCAATTGAGGACCCAtgctaaaaaattaaaaatttttggAATGTATCATGAGGCTATCGAGCCATATATATCCATGTCGGGGTTGGCTTCCTTAGTCAACCTATCCTACGAGTATGCTGATCATGGATTGATCGTTTCACTTGTGGAGAGATGA